Proteins encoded by one window of Aspergillus chevalieri M1 DNA, chromosome 6, nearly complete sequence:
- the DLD1_4 gene encoding FAD-binding oxidoreductase (COG:C;~EggNog:ENOG410PGHW;~InterPro:IPR006094,IPR036318,IPR016166,IPR016167, IPR016169;~PFAM:PF01565;~go_function: GO:0016491 - oxidoreductase activity [Evidence IEA];~go_function: GO:0050660 - flavin adenine dinucleotide binding [Evidence IEA];~go_function: GO:0071949 - FAD binding [Evidence IEA];~go_process: GO:0055114 - oxidation-reduction process [Evidence IEA]), producing MTKPPGHDKPPENLKAALTEFIEILGQDNVMTDHEIMKSYAGSDWSSYVQKENEVHAIVLTPGSTEDVSRIMKVCHKRVMPVTAYAGGTSLEGHFAATKGGVSIDFQRMNQIVALHKDDLDVVVQPGVEWEALNEELAQTGLFFPPDPAARMGAFLGGSSRGWHGHGNEAATSQIQRRI from the coding sequence ATGACCAAGCCTCCAGGCCATGATAAACCCCCAGAGAACCTTAAAGCGGCGTTGACAGAATTCATCGAGATTCTTGGACAAGATAATGTCATGACTGACCACGAAATCATGAAGTCATATGCCGGATCGGATTGGTCATCATATGTCCAGAAAGAGAACGAGGTACACGCCATTGTGTTGACTCCAGGCTCGACCGAGGACGTGTCCCGTATTATGAAAGTATGCCACAAGCGAGTGATGCCGGTGACCGCATATGCGGGAGGCACGAGCCTGGAAGGACATTTTGCTGCCACCAAAGGCGGAGTATCGATCGATTTTCAACGGATGAATCAAATAGTCGCCCTCCACAAAGACGATTTAGATGTCGTGGTCCAGCCTGGGGTGGAATGGGAGGCATTGAACGAAGAACTCGCGCAAACCGGGCTTTTCTTCCCTCCCGATCCGGCTGCGCGAATGGGTGCTTTCCTTGGTGGCAGTTCTCGCGGATGGCACGGTCATGGAAACGAGGCAGCGACCTCGCAAATCCAGCGCAGGATATGA